In one Hyphomicrobium sp. 99 genomic region, the following are encoded:
- the ggt gene encoding gamma-glutamyltransferase, which yields MIFRILFVIFCFAAAGTAAAQEFRPAPEGASARSEKALVVAKQHMVVAAEPLAAEAGRQILRQGGSATDAAIATELVLGLVEPQSSGLGGGAFITFWDAKSRSVTTYDGRETAPATAKPDRFMRDGKPMPFEDAVNSGLSVGVPGLLRVLHEVHEKYGKLPWAKLFEPAIKLAEDGFAVSPRLATLLKSEKPEKFTADARAYFFEGGVTPRAAGSLLKNPEYAATLRTIAERGPDAFYSGDIADAMVKAVKEAPTIPGDLSAADLTAYKAKEREPVCFAYRGRQVCGMGPPSSGALTVGAVLKLIEPYRQVQGASAAMTAPALHIIAEAEKLAFADRNKYIADPDRIAVPSGLLDDAYLAERRKLIDPKKAMAKAEPGLPPGLAKKAFGKDATYEVPGTTQVSIIDDEGNALSMTATIESAFGSHLWAKGFLLNNELTDFSFVPVDATGVTVANAIEGGKRPRSSMAPTIVLGQDGTPEIVTGSPGGSQIILYVVKTLLAVLDWGLDAQQAAALANFGSQGGPFLIEYSLPIVWPAYELTSYGQAVSGATMTSGVNMIVKRNGVLDGGADPRREGVALGD from the coding sequence ATGATTTTCAGAATTTTGTTCGTGATTTTTTGCTTTGCAGCCGCTGGAACAGCGGCTGCGCAGGAATTCCGCCCGGCGCCTGAAGGCGCGTCCGCTCGAAGCGAGAAAGCTCTCGTCGTCGCCAAGCAGCATATGGTCGTTGCCGCGGAGCCGCTGGCTGCGGAAGCGGGCCGCCAGATATTGCGACAGGGTGGGTCGGCGACTGATGCCGCCATTGCGACGGAACTCGTTCTTGGCCTTGTCGAGCCGCAGTCTTCCGGGCTTGGCGGCGGGGCGTTCATCACGTTTTGGGACGCGAAATCGCGCAGCGTTACGACGTACGATGGCCGTGAGACCGCACCCGCTACGGCGAAGCCTGACCGGTTCATGCGCGACGGCAAACCGATGCCGTTTGAGGATGCCGTGAACTCGGGCTTGAGCGTCGGCGTGCCGGGACTACTTCGCGTGCTTCATGAGGTGCACGAGAAATATGGAAAGCTTCCGTGGGCGAAGCTCTTCGAGCCCGCGATCAAGCTCGCAGAGGATGGGTTCGCCGTATCACCGCGGCTCGCCACGCTCCTCAAATCGGAGAAGCCGGAAAAGTTCACGGCCGACGCGCGCGCGTATTTCTTCGAGGGCGGCGTTACGCCGAGAGCTGCCGGATCGCTGCTGAAAAATCCGGAATACGCGGCGACGCTCAGAACCATTGCGGAGCGCGGACCGGATGCGTTCTACAGCGGCGATATTGCCGATGCGATGGTCAAAGCCGTCAAGGAAGCTCCGACCATTCCCGGTGATTTGAGCGCTGCGGATCTTACCGCCTACAAGGCGAAGGAACGCGAGCCGGTCTGTTTCGCCTATCGCGGCCGCCAAGTTTGCGGCATGGGTCCGCCGTCGTCGGGCGCGCTCACTGTTGGCGCTGTTCTGAAACTCATCGAGCCGTATCGCCAAGTTCAGGGCGCGTCAGCGGCGATGACGGCACCAGCTTTGCATATCATTGCGGAAGCGGAGAAGCTCGCCTTCGCCGATCGCAATAAGTACATCGCCGATCCGGATCGGATTGCCGTTCCGTCCGGGCTGCTCGATGACGCATATCTCGCCGAGCGGCGGAAGCTCATCGATCCGAAGAAGGCGATGGCGAAGGCTGAGCCGGGTCTACCGCCGGGGCTTGCCAAAAAGGCGTTCGGCAAGGATGCGACTTACGAAGTGCCGGGTACGACGCAGGTTTCGATCATCGACGACGAAGGCAATGCGCTCTCGATGACCGCGACGATCGAAAGCGCTTTTGGTTCGCACCTTTGGGCGAAGGGTTTTCTTCTCAACAACGAGCTCACCGACTTTTCATTCGTACCCGTCGATGCAACCGGCGTGACCGTCGCCAACGCGATCGAAGGGGGCAAGCGGCCGCGTAGCTCGATGGCGCCGACGATCGTTCTGGGCCAGGACGGCACTCCGGAGATTGTTACCGGCTCTCCGGGCGGCTCGCAGATCATCCTTTATGTGGTGAAGACGCTCCTTGCCGTGTTGGACTGGGGGCTCGATGCCCAGCAGGCGGCGGCGCTTGCGAACTTCGGCAGTCAGGGCGGGCCGTTCTTGATCGAATATTCGCTGCCAATCGTGTGGCCTGCCTACGAGCTGACGTCCTATGGTCAGGCGGTCTCAGGGGCGACGATGACTTCCGGTGTGAACATGATCGTCAAGCGCAACGGAGTTCTCGATGGTGGAGCGGATCCGCGACGCGAGGGTGTCGCTCTCGGCGATTGA
- a CDS encoding cupin domain-containing protein, producing MSLSIRKKVLIALGAPALFALGAATAMALVPSISVVPLLETTKTIVGEPIVYPTGAPAKITASIINVSPGAATGWHKHGVPLVGLIMEGELTVDYGSKGKRTFKQGQAFAEAINETHQGTNNGTEMVRLFVVYMGAEGLPSSIPEKAPE from the coding sequence ATGTCGCTTTCCATAAGAAAAAAAGTCCTCATCGCCTTGGGTGCACCGGCACTCTTCGCGCTTGGCGCCGCGACCGCCATGGCCCTGGTTCCGTCGATAAGCGTCGTGCCTCTGCTTGAAACGACGAAAACCATCGTGGGCGAGCCCATCGTCTACCCGACCGGCGCGCCGGCAAAGATCACGGCAAGCATCATCAACGTCTCACCGGGCGCCGCAACCGGATGGCACAAGCACGGCGTTCCGTTGGTCGGACTGATCATGGAGGGAGAACTCACCGTCGATTATGGAAGCAAGGGCAAACGCACTTTCAAGCAGGGCCAAGCTTTCGCCGAAGCGATAAACGAAACGCACCAGGGAACGAATAACGGGACAGAGATGGTTCGGCTCTTCGTCGTCTACATGGGCGCCGAAGGATTGCCGTCATCGATCCCAGAGAAAGCTCCGGAATAA
- a CDS encoding cupin domain-containing protein produces MEEKSKQPSVGRFDIGEVAASFPPSATTLLVDRYLTNRDSASARVFRVYKPTPPHYHATCDEYLYVFSGRGTFWMRDASTISEFGPGQLLFFEKGTVHALPDIIEEPVVFLSVDTPRRDPKDVIFVNPEDGTPESFIQQSY; encoded by the coding sequence ATGGAAGAGAAGTCCAAGCAGCCGAGCGTTGGCCGATTCGATATCGGCGAGGTCGCCGCATCGTTTCCGCCTTCGGCGACGACGCTTCTGGTGGATCGCTATCTTACGAACCGCGACTCGGCGAGCGCCCGCGTTTTCCGCGTCTACAAGCCGACGCCGCCGCACTATCACGCGACGTGCGATGAATATCTCTACGTGTTCTCGGGCCGCGGCACTTTCTGGATGCGCGACGCTTCGACGATCAGCGAGTTTGGTCCAGGCCAATTGCTATTCTTCGAGAAGGGGACCGTACATGCGCTGCCGGACATCATCGAAGAGCCGGTGGTTTTTCTGTCCGTCGATACACCCCGGCGTGATCCAAAGGACGTCATTTTCGTCAATCCCGAGGACGGCACGCCGGAGAGCTTCATTCAGCAGAGTTATTAG